From the genome of Brevibacterium sp. JSBI002, one region includes:
- a CDS encoding VOC family protein, with the protein MKLDHVSYASEPDGYRATAERIADKLGVAPYDGGVHPRFGTRNLIFPLANGHYLEVVEALEHPAALSTPFGQAVRARSELGGGWMGWCVSVDDLTAVETRLERKAVDGNRTPESGLELRWLQIGVKGLIADPQLPFFIKWSADSSQHPSTYKTNEAVDIDTLQIAGDRDRLRDWLGTQDAKPISEINIDWSAPHGTPGIMSVSFNTENGPVTI; encoded by the coding sequence ATGAAACTCGATCATGTGTCATACGCCAGTGAACCTGACGGCTATCGTGCGACCGCTGAGCGGATCGCAGACAAGCTCGGAGTGGCTCCCTACGACGGCGGTGTGCATCCTCGATTCGGCACCAGAAACCTCATCTTCCCCCTAGCGAACGGTCATTACCTCGAAGTCGTGGAAGCCTTGGAGCATCCGGCCGCTCTCTCGACGCCCTTCGGTCAGGCCGTCCGGGCTCGTTCCGAGCTCGGCGGCGGCTGGATGGGCTGGTGCGTCTCGGTCGACGATCTCACCGCAGTCGAAACCCGCCTCGAGCGCAAGGCTGTCGATGGAAACCGCACGCCGGAGTCCGGTTTGGAACTTCGGTGGCTGCAGATCGGTGTCAAGGGGCTCATCGCCGATCCCCAGCTGCCGTTCTTCATCAAGTGGTCCGCCGACTCCTCGCAACACCCGTCGACGTACAAGACGAATGAGGCCGTCGACATCGACACCCTGCAGATCGCCGGGGACCGCGATCGTCTGCGCGATTGGCTGGGCACTCAGGATGCCAAGCCGATCTCGGAGATCAACATCGACTGGTCCGCACCACACGGGACGCCGGGCATCATGTCGGTGAGCTTCAACACGGAGAACGGCCCCGTCACCATCTGA
- a CDS encoding inorganic diphosphatase — MELLATIEIPQGSRNKYEVDHETGRVKLDRYLYTSMQYPADYGYIEDTLGNDGDPLDVLVLLPEPLFPGVLIDIRPIGMFQMEDEAGGDDKVLAVPAGDPRWDSYTDISDVDQFMLDSIEHFFNRYKDLEPGKYVKGSSWAGREAAEAEVNASIERFKAEGH; from the coding sequence ATGGAACTGCTGGCCACAATCGAGATCCCCCAGGGGTCCCGCAACAAGTACGAAGTCGATCATGAGACCGGTCGGGTCAAGCTCGATCGCTACCTCTACACCTCGATGCAGTACCCCGCCGATTACGGCTATATCGAAGACACGCTCGGAAACGACGGCGACCCTCTCGACGTGCTCGTGCTGCTGCCCGAGCCGCTGTTCCCCGGTGTGCTCATCGACATCCGTCCCATCGGCATGTTCCAGATGGAAGACGAGGCCGGAGGCGATGACAAGGTCCTCGCCGTTCCCGCCGGAGATCCTCGCTGGGACTCCTACACCGACATCTCGGATGTGGACCAGTTCATGCTCGACTCGATCGAGCACTTCTTCAACCGGTACAAGGACCTCGAGCCCGGCAAGTACGTCAAGGGTTCGTCCTGGGCAGGTCGCGAAGCCGCAGAGGCAGAGGTCAATGCCTCCATCGAACGATTCAAGGCCGAGGGCCACTGA
- the dacB gene encoding D-alanyl-D-alanine carboxypeptidase/D-alanyl-D-alanine-endopeptidase, translating to MNDTDAPQNPSDSGSPRRDRRKATSRGRKGGPITAGIIVLALGAYTAVDAYDLVPGLPSVLTTEPQVEVQTVPTPQAHAQQVPAPASAVDDSAPVPTQIPKTIDAVLKDSKVKGFGLEVRDGISDDVLYAKDETKPRTPASVTKVLTAAASLSAIGGEKRLATTTDFDADTNTLTLTGGGDVLLSPGDSDPGSVNGHGGLRTLAEDTAAALKDQDITEVALNLDTSRYVGEDFDSGWSRSDIAKGVITPIQPIMVDTAYVGSKNAEWRGRSEHPAKDAFSIFDGELKKTGITVTEATDRSESETTSESENPQELARVESATISEIVEYALVHSDNVVAEMLGNEVAIAQGQEGSLENGPMAVLEALGESVDLGRTHLVDTSGLSYDNRIAPHDLTTVLQASVVADDSLAGLVSYFPVGGLTGTLHDRFLDERNASGVVHAKTGTLSTVTSLAGGVLDAEGRYLVFSIQIDDVDKDKILEARKTVDDIVTALANCGCR from the coding sequence TTGAACGACACCGATGCGCCGCAGAACCCGTCAGACTCCGGCTCCCCGCGCCGCGACCGCAGAAAGGCGACCTCCCGGGGGAGGAAGGGCGGTCCGATCACCGCAGGGATCATCGTCCTCGCGCTCGGAGCCTATACCGCCGTCGACGCCTACGACCTCGTGCCCGGCCTGCCCAGCGTACTGACCACCGAACCCCAGGTCGAGGTCCAGACTGTGCCCACTCCGCAGGCCCACGCCCAGCAGGTGCCCGCCCCCGCCTCGGCGGTCGACGATTCCGCTCCCGTGCCCACACAGATTCCGAAGACGATCGACGCCGTGCTCAAGGATTCGAAGGTCAAGGGCTTCGGCCTCGAGGTCCGCGACGGGATCAGCGATGATGTCCTCTACGCGAAGGACGAGACGAAACCGCGCACTCCCGCCTCCGTGACGAAGGTGCTCACAGCGGCCGCCTCCCTGTCCGCGATCGGCGGAGAGAAGCGTTTGGCGACGACGACGGACTTCGACGCGGACACGAACACCCTGACGCTGACCGGCGGCGGCGATGTGCTCCTGTCGCCCGGAGACTCCGATCCCGGTTCGGTCAACGGGCACGGGGGACTGCGGACCCTGGCCGAAGACACCGCTGCCGCGCTCAAGGACCAGGACATCACCGAGGTGGCTCTCAACCTGGACACGAGCCGCTACGTCGGCGAGGACTTCGATTCCGGCTGGTCCCGGTCCGATATCGCCAAGGGAGTGATCACCCCGATCCAGCCGATCATGGTCGACACCGCCTACGTCGGGTCGAAGAACGCCGAGTGGCGGGGCCGCAGCGAACACCCGGCAAAGGACGCGTTCTCGATCTTCGATGGAGAGCTGAAGAAGACCGGGATCACCGTCACCGAGGCGACCGACCGGTCCGAATCCGAGACGACGTCCGAGTCCGAGAATCCGCAGGAGCTCGCCCGGGTGGAATCGGCGACGATCTCCGAGATCGTCGAATACGCGCTCGTGCACAGCGACAACGTCGTCGCCGAGATGCTCGGCAACGAGGTCGCCATCGCCCAGGGACAGGAGGGCAGCCTCGAGAACGGTCCCATGGCGGTCCTGGAAGCTCTCGGTGAATCCGTCGACCTCGGGCGCACCCACCTCGTCGACACCTCGGGGCTGTCCTATGACAACCGGATCGCCCCGCACGATCTCACGACCGTCCTGCAGGCCTCGGTCGTCGCCGATGACTCGCTGGCCGGGCTCGTCAGCTACTTCCCCGTCGGCGGACTGACCGGCACCCTGCACGACCGATTCCTCGACGAGAGGAACGCCTCCGGGGTGGTGCACGCGAAGACCGGAACGCTGTCGACCGTGACCTCCCTGGCCGGGGGAGTGCTCGACGCGGAAGGCCGCTACCTCGTATTCTCCATCCAGATCGACGACGTGGATAAGGACAAGATCTTGGAAGCCAGAAAGACCGTGGACGATATCGTCACAGCCCTCGCGAACTGCGGCTGCCGATGA
- a CDS encoding zinc-dependent metalloprotease encodes MIIDENFAARTARELVSAAKVPEPGVLDGLVEGMKDNALTAQDLVLDSFLLPPEHADDVRGRLAAGSVLVLDQVSWVKANAQSVNGMLDEAALPAPVSPATAKAGAVEVAGVLSLLSTRVLGQFDPFAVETGRLMFVAPAVLIAEKAMDVDPRDFRMWVALHEATHQVQFATAPWLREHMRTLLSGAVSTRLTIPGVGGIVDLFATLGRIVKGEASIIDLIRDENMRTALDEATAILSLLEGHADVVMDEVGAGVIPSVRQLRRKFEARRDASQGGILTNLLGMDLKLAQYRDGAKFVRAVRREVGQKGFSRIYAEPANLPRTAEIHDPQLWLDRVHG; translated from the coding sequence ATGATCATCGACGAGAACTTCGCCGCCCGCACCGCCCGTGAGCTCGTCTCCGCGGCGAAGGTCCCCGAACCGGGTGTGCTCGACGGACTCGTCGAGGGGATGAAGGACAATGCGCTGACCGCCCAGGACCTCGTGCTCGACTCATTTCTGCTGCCGCCGGAGCACGCCGATGATGTGCGCGGCCGCCTCGCCGCGGGTTCCGTGCTCGTCCTCGACCAGGTCAGCTGGGTCAAAGCCAACGCGCAGTCCGTCAACGGAATGCTCGACGAGGCGGCACTGCCCGCCCCGGTCAGCCCCGCCACCGCGAAGGCCGGTGCCGTCGAGGTCGCCGGGGTCCTCTCACTCCTGTCGACCCGGGTGCTCGGCCAGTTCGACCCCTTCGCCGTGGAGACGGGACGGCTGATGTTCGTCGCCCCCGCCGTGCTCATCGCGGAGAAGGCCATGGACGTCGACCCGCGCGACTTCCGCATGTGGGTGGCCCTCCACGAAGCCACCCACCAAGTGCAGTTCGCGACCGCGCCCTGGTTGCGCGAACACATGCGCACCCTGCTCTCCGGAGCCGTGTCCACCCGACTGACGATCCCGGGAGTCGGCGGGATCGTCGACCTCTTCGCCACCCTCGGGCGCATCGTCAAGGGCGAGGCCAGCATCATCGACCTCATCCGCGACGAGAACATGCGCACAGCACTCGACGAGGCCACCGCGATCCTGTCCCTGCTCGAAGGGCACGCCGATGTCGTCATGGACGAAGTCGGCGCCGGTGTCATCCCGAGCGTGCGTCAGCTGCGCCGGAAGTTCGAGGCCCGCCGTGACGCCAGTCAGGGCGGAATACTGACCAATCTGCTCGGAATGGACCTCAAACTCGCGCAGTATCGCGACGGGGCGAAGTTCGTCCGCGCCGTCCGCCGCGAGGTTGGGCAGAAGGGCTTCTCCCGCATCTATGCCGAACCCGCGAATCTGCCGCGCACGGCAGAGATCCACGACCCGCAGCTCTGGCTCGACCGTGTCCACGGCTGA
- the tilS gene encoding tRNA lysidine(34) synthetase TilS yields the protein MSTAEGPRSAASPRRPTLDPASAAIRTAVRAALADAGTSVPGLIVAVSGGADSMALLHATAFLHRRGEIRARAVTVEHGLQAVTAEVADRVAATAESWGMPAEVMRVSIHAGEEGLEAAARTARYAALETARTAAEADWILTAHTRSDQAETVLLGLMRGSGTRSLAGMSPLAGRLMRPLLGLDRDRTEASCRAQCIEIWDDPMNADTAFTRVRARQLLAGLEAELGQPITANLARTADLCRADADFIDAHAEAAGQQVRGAASVPVEVFTALDDAVLSRVVRDWAISLGVPAQNLGAVRVAELCALIRDRRRGRLSLPGDSEVVVSGDRAVFQLAAKGR from the coding sequence GTGTCCACGGCTGAGGGTCCGCGCAGCGCAGCCTCGCCGAGGCGGCCGACCCTCGACCCCGCCAGTGCTGCCATCCGCACTGCCGTTCGTGCCGCACTTGCGGACGCAGGAACGTCTGTCCCAGGCCTCATCGTCGCAGTGTCCGGGGGAGCGGATTCGATGGCGCTGCTGCACGCGACCGCGTTCCTGCATCGTCGCGGTGAGATCCGTGCCCGTGCCGTCACCGTCGAGCACGGTCTGCAGGCCGTCACCGCCGAGGTGGCCGACCGGGTCGCCGCCACCGCCGAATCCTGGGGCATGCCCGCCGAGGTGATGAGGGTGAGCATCCATGCCGGCGAAGAGGGCCTGGAAGCCGCGGCACGCACCGCTCGTTATGCCGCCCTCGAAACCGCTCGGACCGCAGCCGAAGCCGACTGGATCCTCACCGCCCATACCCGCAGCGACCAGGCCGAGACCGTTCTGCTCGGACTCATGCGCGGATCGGGCACTCGGTCCTTGGCCGGGATGAGTCCGCTGGCCGGTCGCCTCATGCGTCCCCTGCTCGGCCTCGACCGAGATCGGACCGAAGCGTCCTGCCGGGCGCAGTGCATCGAGATCTGGGACGACCCGATGAACGCCGACACCGCGTTCACCCGAGTCCGGGCCCGGCAGCTGCTGGCCGGACTCGAAGCCGAACTCGGCCAACCGATCACGGCGAACCTCGCGCGCACCGCCGACCTGTGCCGAGCCGACGCCGATTTCATCGATGCTCACGCCGAGGCGGCAGGGCAGCAGGTCCGTGGAGCCGCCTCGGTGCCGGTGGAGGTCTTTACCGCACTCGACGATGCCGTGCTCAGCCGCGTCGTGCGCGACTGGGCGATCTCGCTCGGCGTGCCCGCACAGAACCTCGGAGCGGTGCGGGTCGCCGAACTCTGCGCTCTCATCCGTGACCGCAGGCGCGGTCGCCTGTCCCTGCCCGGCGACTCGGAAGTCGTCGTCTCCGGCGATCGGGCCGTGTTCCAGCTCGCAGCGAAGGGCCGCTGA
- a CDS encoding amidohydrolase family protein encodes MIVVKNVRLFPRTPGAPAIDVEITDGRFSRLFPAEDAAPDSGSPATGTTSTGVEVIDGAGRILLPSLGDVHAHLDSNRMGQTFRPHTADGTLHGYIMNDRENWRHGERSVADQAAFAIAKIIASGGTRIRSHAQVDADCGLERIHGVRAALEAHADVLDFQIVAFPQAGIVHEHGVEELLDAALAEGADLVGGLDPLVYDRDPVSHLDVVFGLAEKHGKGIDIHLHEAGTAGLFTLEEIVARTRATGMQGQVTVSHAFALNTNPEPEVVRILDVLAEAGVSLTTVAPAKGVLPQALIRERRMALGLGEDGQRDYWSPYGDGDLLRRTWQLAFTNGFRRDADIEGCLDIASRGGAQVMAGARPDGSALVDDSRFGLAVGAPADFLLVDADTVTSAIMDCSKDRDVFKGGRLIASGGELAGGPRLS; translated from the coding sequence ATGATCGTTGTGAAGAATGTGCGTCTGTTTCCGCGCACCCCTGGTGCTCCCGCCATCGATGTCGAGATCACCGATGGTCGCTTCTCTCGCCTCTTCCCCGCCGAGGATGCCGCCCCCGATTCCGGGTCTCCGGCGACCGGGACGACATCGACCGGGGTCGAGGTCATCGACGGGGCGGGGCGGATCCTGCTGCCGAGCCTCGGCGATGTGCATGCTCATCTGGATTCGAATCGGATGGGCCAGACGTTCCGACCTCACACCGCCGACGGCACTCTGCACGGGTACATCATGAACGATCGCGAGAACTGGCGCCACGGCGAGCGCAGCGTCGCCGATCAGGCCGCGTTTGCGATTGCCAAGATCATCGCGTCCGGAGGCACGCGCATCCGCTCTCATGCACAAGTCGATGCCGACTGCGGTCTCGAGCGCATCCACGGGGTCAGGGCCGCGCTCGAGGCTCATGCCGATGTCCTCGATTTCCAGATCGTGGCCTTCCCGCAGGCCGGAATCGTGCACGAGCACGGCGTCGAAGAGCTGCTCGATGCAGCTCTGGCCGAGGGCGCGGATCTTGTCGGCGGACTCGATCCGCTGGTCTACGACCGGGATCCGGTCTCCCACCTCGACGTCGTCTTCGGCCTGGCCGAGAAGCATGGCAAGGGCATCGACATCCACCTCCACGAGGCGGGCACCGCAGGCCTGTTCACCCTCGAGGAGATCGTCGCCCGCACCCGGGCGACGGGAATGCAGGGTCAGGTCACGGTCTCCCATGCCTTCGCTCTCAACACGAATCCGGAACCTGAGGTCGTCCGGATCCTCGATGTCCTCGCCGAGGCGGGAGTATCCCTGACGACGGTTGCCCCGGCCAAGGGCGTGCTGCCGCAGGCTCTCATCCGTGAGCGCCGCATGGCCCTGGGACTCGGCGAGGACGGTCAGCGGGACTACTGGAGTCCCTATGGTGACGGCGATCTGCTGCGTCGGACCTGGCAACTGGCGTTCACGAACGGGTTCCGCCGTGATGCCGACATCGAAGGCTGCCTCGATATCGCCTCCCGCGGAGGAGCTCAGGTCATGGCCGGTGCTCGTCCCGACGGTTCGGCGCTGGTCGACGATTCCCGGTTCGGTCTGGCGGTGGGCGCTCCCGCCGACTTCTTACTCGTCGACGCCGATACGGTCACCTCGGCGATCATGGACTGCTCCAAGGACCGGGACGTGTTCAAGGGCGGTCGGCTCATCGCCTCCGGTGGCGAACTGGCAGGCGGGCCGCGGCTGAGCTGA
- a CDS encoding CynX/NimT family MFS transporter, with product MTTSPEQGFRRTRGLDVLALACLVLIAASLRPAASSLGPVLSEVSDGFSLAEWQTGLLTALPGLVFAICGIIAVPLLKRLGLFSALALSAALIVAGVGLRAVVTEWVAFALLTVLALAGMSIGNVILPVYVKSRFPHRPTLGATTFTVSLGLGSMLPSLLTAPLAEQFGGWRFGLGFWMVLPLSALITWTVLRTLKSVPVLSGQAAERGGQQEEAPPRRAVFTSPKARYMAMFFGLQSANAYLQFGWLPQIYRDAGLDPFLAGTMLTIVTFGGLPGGFLAPQIIVRGIAPRAFLVSFGASAVAGYTGLLLSPVSLPWLWAALLGYGGFAFPAALALITSRTREVSVTASTSAFVQSSGYVLAALCPLAVGGLLGVSGGWQVPLWFMVIISVLMAITGWLSAGPGAVDDELAQTSGPTGTGEAK from the coding sequence ATGACGACTTCGCCCGAGCAGGGTTTCCGACGCACCCGCGGCCTCGACGTTCTGGCGCTGGCCTGTCTCGTCCTCATCGCCGCCTCGCTGCGCCCGGCCGCCTCCTCCCTGGGCCCGGTGCTCTCCGAAGTCAGCGACGGATTCTCCCTGGCCGAATGGCAGACCGGTCTGCTCACGGCTCTGCCGGGGCTCGTGTTCGCCATCTGCGGCATCATCGCCGTACCCCTGCTCAAACGGCTCGGCCTGTTCTCCGCTCTGGCCCTGAGCGCGGCCCTCATCGTGGCAGGCGTCGGTCTGCGCGCCGTCGTCACCGAATGGGTGGCCTTCGCTCTGCTCACGGTCCTCGCCCTGGCCGGAATGTCGATCGGCAACGTCATCCTGCCGGTCTACGTCAAGTCCCGCTTCCCGCACCGGCCCACGCTGGGAGCGACGACGTTCACCGTCTCGCTCGGTCTCGGATCGATGCTCCCCTCGCTGCTGACAGCGCCGTTGGCCGAACAGTTCGGCGGGTGGCGCTTCGGTCTCGGCTTCTGGATGGTCCTGCCCCTGTCCGCGCTCATCACCTGGACGGTGCTGCGGACGCTGAAGTCCGTACCCGTCCTCTCCGGACAGGCAGCGGAGCGCGGTGGGCAGCAGGAGGAGGCGCCGCCTCGGCGAGCGGTATTCACCTCACCCAAGGCGCGGTATATGGCCATGTTCTTCGGCCTCCAGTCGGCCAATGCCTATCTCCAGTTCGGGTGGCTGCCGCAGATCTACCGCGACGCCGGACTCGACCCCTTCCTCGCCGGGACCATGCTCACGATCGTCACCTTCGGCGGTCTGCCCGGCGGATTCCTCGCCCCGCAGATCATCGTCCGGGGCATCGCCCCACGCGCCTTCCTCGTCTCCTTCGGGGCCAGCGCCGTCGCCGGCTATACCGGACTGCTGCTCAGTCCGGTCAGCCTCCCCTGGCTGTGGGCGGCTCTGCTCGGATACGGCGGATTCGCGTTCCCCGCCGCGCTGGCGCTCATCACCTCCCGCACTCGCGAGGTCTCCGTCACCGCCTCGACTTCGGCGTTCGTCCAGTCCTCGGGCTATGTGCTCGCCGCACTGTGCCCCCTGGCCGTGGGCGGACTGCTCGGGGTCAGCGGCGGCTGGCAGGTGCCGCTGTGGTTCATGGTCATCATCTCCGTGCTCATGGCGATCACCGGTTGGCTGTCGGCCGGTCCGGGGGCCGTCGACGACGAACTGGCACAGACATCCGGGCCCACTGGCACCGGTGAGGCAAAGTGA
- the hpt gene encoding hypoxanthine phosphoribosyltransferase, translating to MDINDLGNDIEKVLVSEEQIAARLVELAAAIDADYKDKDILLVGVLKGAVMVMADLARALHSPVTMDWMAVSSYGSGTKSSGVVRILKDLDTDLTDRHVLIVEDIIDSGLTLSWLVQNLRSRGAATVEICTMLRKPEAVKVDIDVKYVGFDVPNEFVIGYGLDYAEKYRNVPFVATLAQHVYS from the coding sequence GTGGACATCAACGATCTCGGCAATGACATCGAAAAAGTACTCGTCTCGGAAGAGCAGATAGCCGCACGACTCGTTGAACTGGCCGCCGCCATCGATGCAGACTACAAAGACAAGGACATCCTCCTCGTCGGCGTCCTCAAAGGCGCCGTCATGGTCATGGCCGACCTCGCCCGGGCCCTGCATTCGCCTGTGACGATGGACTGGATGGCCGTGTCCTCCTACGGTTCGGGCACCAAGTCCTCCGGCGTCGTGCGGATCCTCAAGGACCTCGACACCGACCTCACCGATCGGCACGTCCTCATCGTCGAAGACATCATCGACTCCGGCCTCACTCTGTCCTGGCTGGTCCAGAACCTGCGCAGCCGCGGAGCTGCCACCGTCGAGATCTGCACCATGCTGCGCAAACCCGAAGCCGTCAAGGTCGACATCGACGTCAAGTACGTCGGCTTCGACGTGCCCAATGAATTCGTCATCGGCTACGGCCTCGACTATGCGGAGAAGTACCGCAATGTGCCGTTCGTGGCGACCCTGGCTCAGCACGTCTACAGCTGA
- the ftsH gene encoding ATP-dependent zinc metalloprotease FtsH, with protein MAESKKRRPLLNKATKGPLVWIVLALLVVSIGALLFSQSGFSQIDTEQGLQLLEDDKVEQAKIVDKDQRVDLTLKDDFEVDGKDFGKKVQFFYVEQRGEQVVEAVDSAGPDKGFTDEVPKQSWLMSLLGTLIPFVIIFVVFWFLISQMSGGKMMNFGKSKAKLVNKENPDVTFKDVAGVDEALEELEEIKEFLAEPEKFKAVGAKIPKGVLLYGQPGTGKTLLAKAVAGEAGVPFYSISGSDFVEMYVGVGASRVRDLFEQAKSNAPCIIFIDEIDAVGRQRGAGMGGGHDEREQTLNQLLVEMDGFDVKTNVILIAATNRPDVLDPALLRPGRFDRQIPVEAPDMKGRKHILEVHAADKPLAEEVDLGQVAKRTPGFSGADLANVLNEAALLTARENAKVIDNRILDEAIDRVIAGPQKRTRLMNDKERLVTAYHEGGHALVAAAMNQTDPVTKVTILPRGRALGYTMVLPSEDKYSTTRNELLDQLAYAMGGRVAEEIVFHDPTTGASNDIEKATNIARKMVTQYGMSEKLGMVKIGDDQSEPFAGRGYGGGDEYGDSTLSSIDREVRGLIDSAHADAYWALTHNRDVLDNLAYQLLERETLDQAALEEIFAPVVKRATRDVWLAHDDRPVSERGPIVPPAPQSERSHGEGSTGAEVDTTDIPGAGPTGVSGPHVPHNPPGPENPNGPTGPTGGPTGGRTGGPGTSGPGTGGPATNDTNEDRGNND; from the coding sequence ATGGCCGAGTCGAAAAAACGTCGCCCCCTTTTGAACAAGGCGACGAAGGGCCCATTGGTCTGGATCGTCCTGGCGCTGCTCGTCGTATCGATCGGTGCTCTGCTGTTCAGCCAGTCCGGGTTCAGCCAGATCGACACCGAACAGGGTCTGCAGCTGCTGGAGGACGACAAGGTCGAACAGGCCAAGATCGTCGACAAGGACCAGCGTGTCGACCTCACTCTCAAGGACGACTTCGAGGTCGACGGCAAGGACTTCGGCAAGAAGGTCCAGTTCTTCTACGTCGAACAGCGCGGAGAGCAGGTCGTCGAGGCCGTCGACTCCGCCGGCCCCGACAAGGGCTTCACCGATGAGGTTCCCAAGCAGAGCTGGCTGATGTCGCTGCTGGGCACGCTCATCCCGTTCGTCATCATCTTCGTCGTCTTCTGGTTCCTCATCTCGCAGATGTCTGGCGGGAAGATGATGAACTTCGGCAAGTCGAAGGCGAAGCTCGTCAACAAGGAGAACCCGGACGTCACCTTCAAGGACGTCGCCGGAGTCGACGAGGCACTCGAAGAGCTCGAAGAGATCAAGGAGTTCCTCGCGGAGCCGGAGAAGTTCAAGGCCGTGGGAGCGAAGATCCCCAAGGGCGTGCTCCTCTACGGACAGCCCGGTACGGGCAAGACCCTGCTGGCCAAAGCCGTCGCCGGTGAGGCCGGAGTCCCGTTCTACTCGATCTCCGGTTCCGACTTCGTCGAGATGTACGTCGGCGTCGGTGCCTCACGAGTTCGAGACCTGTTCGAACAGGCGAAGTCGAACGCCCCCTGCATCATCTTCATCGACGAGATCGACGCCGTCGGCCGCCAGCGCGGCGCAGGAATGGGCGGCGGACACGACGAGCGCGAACAGACGCTCAACCAGCTGCTCGTCGAGATGGACGGATTCGACGTCAAGACGAACGTCATCCTCATCGCCGCGACCAACCGTCCCGACGTCCTCGATCCGGCGCTGCTGCGTCCCGGACGCTTCGACCGGCAGATCCCCGTCGAAGCCCCTGACATGAAGGGCCGCAAGCACATCCTCGAGGTCCACGCCGCCGACAAGCCGCTGGCCGAGGAGGTCGACCTCGGGCAGGTGGCGAAGCGGACCCCCGGCTTCTCCGGTGCGGACCTGGCCAATGTCCTCAACGAGGCGGCCCTGCTCACCGCACGTGAGAATGCGAAGGTCATCGACAACCGGATCCTGGATGAGGCCATCGACCGTGTCATCGCCGGCCCGCAGAAGCGGACGCGACTGATGAACGACAAGGAACGCCTCGTCACCGCCTACCACGAGGGCGGGCACGCACTGGTCGCCGCGGCCATGAACCAGACCGACCCGGTGACGAAGGTGACGATCCTCCCGCGCGGACGCGCACTCGGCTACACGATGGTGCTGCCCAGCGAGGACAAGTACTCGACGACCCGCAACGAGCTGCTCGACCAGCTCGCCTACGCCATGGGCGGGCGTGTGGCCGAGGAGATCGTCTTCCACGACCCGACCACCGGCGCCAGCAACGACATCGAGAAGGCGACGAACATCGCCCGGAAGATGGTCACCCAGTACGGAATGAGCGAGAAACTGGGCATGGTCAAGATCGGCGACGACCAGTCCGAACCCTTCGCCGGCCGCGGTTACGGCGGCGGCGACGAATACGGGGATTCGACCCTGTCCTCGATCGATCGCGAGGTCCGCGGTCTCATCGACTCCGCGCACGCCGACGCCTACTGGGCGCTGACGCACAACCGCGATGTGCTCGACAACCTCGCCTACCAGCTGCTCGAACGCGAAACGCTGGACCAGGCCGCCCTCGAGGAGATCTTCGCCCCCGTCGTCAAACGCGCCACCCGCGACGTGTGGCTGGCCCACGACGATCGCCCCGTGTCCGAACGCGGCCCCATCGTTCCGCCCGCACCGCAGAGCGAACGCAGCCACGGTGAAGGATCGACCGGCGCCGAGGTGGACACCACCGACATCCCCGGAGCCGGACCCACGGGCGTCAGCGGACCCCACGTCCCGCACAACCCGCCGGGACCCGAGAACCCGAACGGCCCGACCGGCCCGACGGGCGGCCCCACCGGGGGACGGACCGGAGGACCAGGCACAAGCGGTCCGGGAACCGGGGGACCGGCGACGAACGACACGAACGAAGACAGAGGGAACAACGACTGA
- the folE gene encoding GTP cyclohydrolase I FolE encodes MADIEEVSAGLGPAPAGQDNKVDQERIAAAVREILIAVGEDPDREGLVETPGRVARAYEEIFAGLHRDPAEVLGVTFDISHEELVLVRDIDLYSTCEHHLVPFHGVAHIGYIPSKNGKITGLSKLARLVEIYARRPQVQERLTSQIADALVDHLEPQGVIVVVEAEHLCMTMRGVRKPGASTITSAVRGQLRESASRAEAMSLILGR; translated from the coding sequence ATGGCCGATATCGAAGAGGTCTCCGCCGGTCTCGGGCCCGCCCCCGCAGGGCAGGACAATAAGGTCGACCAGGAGCGCATCGCCGCTGCCGTGCGTGAGATCCTCATCGCCGTCGGCGAAGACCCCGACCGGGAAGGTCTCGTCGAGACTCCCGGCCGAGTGGCTCGGGCCTATGAGGAGATCTTCGCGGGACTCCACCGCGACCCGGCCGAAGTCCTCGGCGTCACCTTCGACATCAGCCACGAGGAACTCGTCCTCGTCCGCGATATCGACCTCTACTCGACCTGCGAACACCACCTCGTGCCCTTTCACGGAGTCGCCCACATCGGCTACATCCCGAGCAAGAACGGCAAGATCACGGGACTGTCGAAACTGGCCCGCCTCGTCGAGATCTATGCGCGGCGCCCCCAGGTGCAGGAACGCCTGACCTCACAGATCGCCGACGCGCTCGTCGATCATCTCGAACCGCAGGGCGTCATCGTCGTCGTCGAAGCCGAACACCTGTGCATGACCATGCGCGGAGTGCGCAAGCCAGGAGCCTCGACCATCACCTCGGCCGTGCGCGGGCAGCTGCGCGAAAGCGCCTCCCGAGCAGAAGCGATGAGTCTCATCCTCGGTCGCTGA